One window from the genome of Eucalyptus grandis isolate ANBG69807.140 chromosome 7, ASM1654582v1, whole genome shotgun sequence encodes:
- the LOC104455914 gene encoding cation/H(+) antiporter 15, translated as MENPPPVPFLGGWVKNLQEPIYCIDVVRDKRGLWRGKNPIDDAFTVFISQFVIITAAYVMFRFLLKPLRQPKFVCSVLAGIVASPQVMELTKLFPEKSFPHEEILLVRTVGALGATYILFLTAVKTDVTVVERLLKKALFIGFASVNMSTAIIFLLVRKMNLPGVHKGFFVFLFAGGISLVRFPNVVYAFDELNISTSDLGQLAMSTSMLCEVYVLARMMMDVYFKSDSITFWAVSSALALLLIIFGVVGRLIRLIIRKTPEGQPLHDLCILSISIGALLIAFLADMIGTLPFGVIIFGLVIPHGPPLGSALTEKVELVAMEILMPMFYVGVGYSVDLASINMTNSRKIILAMIAGALAKLVGATLAALCCKIRLRHSVLLGLLLNIRGPFDLFLFLRWTAEKAIDSETFTMVVLSEVAISAVVTPLIDIFYNPHSRLSASSRKCTRSIQKIPRNVEVRILCCIHNQEDVPGTISLLEASNSTVASPTFAYVVHLKELVGRATPVIAPYKRHMKRVTSGGTYHIMRAFENYSNNSNHLAGVEPYTVNAAYKGMHEYVCRFAQEKFIPLIIIPFQGSHEMANALEAIALRNLRENIRDYAPCTVGTFIDKGMHRCMGKGLAFSCKIGVVFIAGPHDREALALAIRMVGRPDVTITVHRIIFREVDMDIQEVMDKEIDDALINEFRAKKVDIDEGNIYREVEVRDSEQVISQIGNLKDKFDLIMVGQKRRVRGLFSEETMLGWTENPELGVIGDLVASSEFCGQMTSVLVMKHPGDTNSSYHGSISRKPEGEQCLLERTNC; from the exons GCAGGCATTGTTGCGAGCCCCCAGGTCATGGAGCTCACTAAATTATTTCCAGAAAAATCCTTCCCACACGAAGAAATCCTTTTGGTAAGAACAGTAGGTGCTCTCGGTGCGACGTATATTCTATTCTTAACGGCAGTGAAGACCGATGTAACAGTCGTCGAGAGAttactgaaaaaggccttgttcATCGGCTTCGCCAGCGTAAATATGAGCACTGCCATCATCTTCTTATTGGTTCGAAAAATGAACCTTCCAGGAGTACACAAAGGATTCTTCGTATTTCTATTTGCAGGGGGAATATCCTTAGTGCGATTCCCTAATGTTGTCTATGCTTTTGATGAACTCAACATCTCGACTTCTGATCTAGGCCAGCTCGCCATGTCAACTTCTATGCTATGCGAAGTATATGTGTTGGCGAGGATGATGATGGACGTATACTTCAAAAGTGATTCAATAACATTTTGGGCAGTTTCATCTGCCTTAGCTTTGTTGCTGATCATATTTGGAGTCGTAGGACGTTTGATCAGGTTGATTATCAGGAAGACGCCTGAAGGGCAACCGCTGCATGATCTTTGTATCCTTTCTATCTCAATCGGAGCTTTGTTGATAGCATTTCTAGCGGACATGATAGGCACGTTGCCATTCGGGGTGATCATTTTTGGGTTGGTGATACCGCACGGACCCCCTTTAGGATCGGCTTTAACTGAGAAGGTTGAGCTGGTCGCCATGGAAATTTTGATGCCAATGTTTTATGTTGGCGTTGGCTATAGTGTTGATTTGGCTTCGATCAATATGACTAATTCGAGGAAAATCATCCTTGCGATGATAGCGGGTGCTCTAGCAAAGCTTGTTGGAGCTACATTAGCTGCGCTATGCTGCAAAATAAGGCTCCGTCATAGTGTCCTGCTTGGCCTCTTGCTCAACATTAGGGGtccttttgatttatttctctTCCTTCGCTGGACCGCAGAAAAG GCCATAGACTCGGAAACTTTTACAATGGTAGTGTTATCGGAAGTGGCGATTAGCGCGGTCGTGACACCTTTGATCGACATTTTCTATAATCCACATTCGAGATTGAGCGCATCTTCCAGAAAATGCACAAGATCCATTCAAAAAATCCCGAGGAATGTCGAAGTACGGATTCTTTGTTGCATTCACAATCAAGAAGATGTCCCCGGCACCATTTCTCTTCTCGAAGCATCAAATTCAACCGTTGCCAGTCCGACATTTGCCTACGTCGTCCACCTGAAGGAGCTCGTCGGACGCGCAACACCGGTCATCGCCCCATACAAAAGACATATGAAAAGAGTCACATCCGGAGGGACCTACCATATAATGCGTGCTTTCGAGAATTATTCCAACAACTCAAATCACCTGGCAGGAGTAGAACCCTACACGGTGAACGCAGCATACAAAGGGATGCATGAGTACGTATGCCGATTTGCTCAAGAAAAATTCAttcctctcatcatcatccccTTCCAAGGAAGCCATGAGATGGCAAATGCCTTAGAGGCCATTGCCTTGCGGAATCTAAGAGAGAACATTCGAGATTATGCTCCATGCACAGTTGGGACATTTATAGACAAGGGCATGCACCGTTGCATGGGTAAAGGACTCGCATTTTCTTGTAAGATCGGCGTGGTATTCATCGCGGGTCCACACGACCGCGAGGCATTAGCGTTGGCTATCCGGATGGTCGGACGGCCGGACGTGACTATTACAGTGCATCGGATCATCTTCCGTGAAGTCGACATGGACATACAGGAAGTCATGGACAAGGAGATCGATGATGCGCTTATCAACGAATTCAGGGCTAAAAAGGTCGACATCGACGAAGGCAACATATACCGTGAGGTTGAAGTGCGAGATTCCGAGCAAGTGATTAGCCAAATTGGGAATCTAAAGGACAAGTTTGATCTCATAATGGTAGGACAAAAGAGAAGGGTAAGGGGTTTGTTCTCGGAGGAAACGATGTTGGGTTGGACTGAAAATCCAGAACTGGGAGTGATCGGCGATTTAGTCGCATCGTCGGAGTTCTGTGGGCAGATGACGTCGGTGTTGGTGATGAAACATCCTGGTGACACCAACAGCTCGTACCATGGTAGTATCTCTAGAAAACCAGAAGGCGAGCAGTGTCTTCTTGAAAGAACAAATTGTTGA